A window of Gambusia affinis linkage group LG03, SWU_Gaff_1.0, whole genome shotgun sequence contains these coding sequences:
- the neflb gene encoding neurofilament light chain b — MQIHCADITATYPGTKRQIYEIMTSTGFDPYLPSTYKRRVVVRNAGYGAGGGIGSRSAYSTHSAPMPSYASSRRSYTTSTRAPPRHSPVLPAAAATELRLEQAVQVSSEFKQLRTQEKAQLQDLNDRFASFIDRVHELEQQNKLLETELLLLRQRQAEPSNLRALYEQEIRQLRTAVEEARHEKQAAQDHRDEMEDVLKNLQKRYEDEVLGREEAEGRLMDARKGADEAALGQAELEKSVGTLLDELAFLKRLCESEIAELQAQIQYSVEVAVEMEVSKPDLSAALRDIRGQYETMAQRNLQAAEDWFCSKMSMMTVGSTRSTESARSAKDEAGEYRRLLKDRTLEIDACREMIQALENQLQEVEEKQSSEISAMQDTIGQLEEELRANKNDMARYLKDYQDLLNVKMALDIEIAAYRKLLEGEENRLNVPKQGSFNIYSQAMGPTPAYGRAQVSTQSLLSSAAPYLLSSRLYSPSLFTEDVITASQAQQAESSPPQEEEEEEEEGEQVEEEEKEGEAEEAADEKEDEEKAEEEEEAGEEGEEAVEKEEGEEEGKGEDEEDHEEEEGKDKKEEEEGGEESQPQDEDDSEQKEGDEEGVKEVEEEEGEKEAEEEVETKEKSAKTTDKKV; from the exons ATGCAGATTCACTGTGCAGACATCACGGCCACATACCCTGGGACGAAGCGGCAGATCTACGAAATCATGACTTCAACTGGCTTCGACCCTTATCTCCCTTCTACTTACAAGCGGAGAGTAGTTGTGCGCAATGCAGGAtatggagctggaggaggaattGGATCCAGGTCTGCTTACTCCACGCATTCAGCCCCAATGCCATCTTATGCATCTTCACGCAGAAGTTATACAACATCCACCAGAGCTCCTCCGAGACACTCCCCCgtccttcctgctgcagctgccacCGAGCTCCGCCTTGAGCAAGCGGTCCAAGTTAGCTCCGAGTTCAAACAGCTGAGGACCCAGGAGAAGGCTCAGCTCCAGGACCTCAATGATCGCTTTGCGAGCTTTATTGACAGAGTCCATGAGCTGGAGCAGCAGAACAAGCTGCTGGAgacggagctgctgctgctcaggcAGAGGCAGGCAGAGCCCTCCAATCTTCGGGCCCTGTACGAACAAGAGATCCGCCAGCTCCGTACCGCCGTGGAAGAGGCCCGCCACGAGAAGCAAGCGGCCCAGGATCACAGAGATGAGATGGAGGATGTGCTGAAGAACCTCCAGAAGCGCTACGAAGACGAAGTCCTTGGCAGAGAGGAGGCAGAAGGACGGCTCATGGATGCCAGGAAGGGAGCGGACGAAGCCGCCCTGGGCCAGGCCGAGCTTGAGAAAAGTGTCGGCACCCTTCTGGATGAGCTGGCCTTCCTGAAGCGCCTCTGTGAGAGTGAGATTGCTGAGCTGCAGGCCCAAATTCAATACAGCGTCGAGGTGGCTGTGGAGATGGAGGTCTCCAAGCCGGACCTCTCCGCCGCTCTCCGTGACATTCGGGGCCAGTACGAGACAATGGCACAACGCAACCTGCAAGCAGCAGAGGATTGGTTCTGCAGCAAGATGAGCATGATGACGGTAGGCTCCACGCGCAGTACAGAGAGCGCACGCAGCGCCAAGGATGAGGCCGGAGAGTACCGCCGACTGCTCAAAGACAGAACCCTGGAGATTGACGCCTGCCGGGAGATGATCCAGGCTCTGGAAAACCAACTGCAGGAGGTGGAAGAGAAACAGAGTTCTGAGATCTCTGCAATGCAg GACACAATAGGTCAACTGGAGGAGGAATTGAGGGCAAATAAGAATGACATGGCTCGTTACCTAAAAGACTATCAAGACCTCTTGAACGTAAAGATGGCATTGGATATTGAGATTGCAGCATATAG GAAGCTTCTTGAAGGGGAGGAGAATCGCTTGAACGTGCCAAAACAAGGATCCTTCAACATTTATTCTCAGGCCATGGGTCCTACTCCAGCCTACGGAAGAGCGCAGGTCTCCACCCAGTCTCTGTTGAGCTCTGCGGCTCCATACCTGCTGAGCTCCCGCTTGTACTCTCCGTCACTTTTCACTGAAGACGTGATAACCGCAAGCCAAGCCCAGCAGGCGGAGTCCAGCCCTCctcaagaggaagaggaagaagaggaggagggagagcaggtggaagaggaggagaaggagggagaAGCGGAAGAAGCAGCAGATGAGAAAGAGGATGAAGAAAAggctgaggaggaagaggaagcaggAGAAGAGGGAGAGGAAGCAGTAGAGAAAGAAGAgggagaagaggaaggaaaaggagaAG ATGAAGAGGAtcacgaggaggaggagggtaaagacaaaaaagaggaggaagaagggggAGAAGAAAGCCAACCCCAAGATGAAGATGACAGTGAGCAAAAAGAAGGCGATGAAGAGGGTGtaaaggaggtggaggaggaagaaggtgaaaaagaagcagaagaagaggtGGAAACCAAAGAGAAATCCGCAAAAACAACTGATAAGAAAGTTTAG